In Treponema denticola, one genomic interval encodes:
- a CDS encoding outer membrane lipoprotein-sorting protein, producing the protein MKRIKHLIALAVFAAAAVSFAFAQELTGREIMQKASNREKAVTDSFKMRMTLINSSGKKRVREVTAYSKDYGNEEKTVMVFLLPADVKGVGYLSYSYDDESKSDDRWLYMPALKKAKRISGSSSQDYFMGTDFTYDDMSGRKVDDYKHTLLGEEKIDSKDCWKIESVPVKKSMYSKYVSWIDKESLLNIKAEFYDEQGSILKVLTVSGIEKKDGFWTGNKMEMNNLQKKHKTLIEILKHEFNKEIPDSYFRVNSLEEGKIR; encoded by the coding sequence ATGAAAAGAATAAAACATTTGATTGCTCTTGCCGTGTTTGCGGCAGCAGCTGTGAGCTTTGCGTTTGCACAGGAATTAACGGGAAGAGAAATAATGCAAAAAGCAAGTAACAGGGAAAAGGCCGTAACCGATTCTTTTAAGATGAGGATGACCCTTATAAACTCAAGCGGAAAAAAAAGAGTTCGGGAAGTTACAGCCTATTCAAAAGATTACGGAAATGAAGAAAAAACGGTTATGGTGTTTTTACTTCCTGCAGATGTAAAAGGAGTCGGCTATCTTTCATACTCATATGATGATGAATCAAAAAGCGATGACCGCTGGCTTTATATGCCTGCATTAAAAAAAGCTAAGCGCATAAGCGGTTCATCAAGCCAAGACTACTTTATGGGAACGGATTTTACCTATGATGACATGAGCGGCCGCAAGGTGGACGATTATAAACATACTCTTTTAGGCGAAGAAAAAATCGATTCCAAGGACTGCTGGAAAATCGAATCCGTTCCGGTAAAAAAATCCATGTACTCGAAATATGTTTCATGGATAGACAAGGAATCCCTTTTAAACATAAAGGCGGAATTTTATGATGAGCAAGGTTCTATTTTAAAGGTACTTACCGTCAGCGGTATCGAAAAAAAAGACGGTTTTTGGACAGGCAATAAAATGGAAATGAACAACCTGCAAAAAAAACATAAAACCTTAATTGAAATTCTAAAACATGAATTTAACAAAGAGATACCGGATTCTTATTTTAGAGTCAATTCGCTTGAGGAAGGGAAGATTAGGTAA